From the genome of Medicago truncatula cultivar Jemalong A17 chromosome 2, MtrunA17r5.0-ANR, whole genome shotgun sequence:
ATGCTAAGGTTATTTTTGTTGATGCAAGTTATTCATTAATAACATGAAAGAGCTCGTATGTTTACACTATATATTTAGAGTAATGATAACTAGCATAAAATATTTGACGCAAATACAACACCATAGACATTTTTGACGTTTCAACTATAAAGCAAGGGTAGTTTTGTAAATCCCCATATCCcatctctttttcatcttctctctatTTTTCTCCACACCACCATCGTTGAGATCTATTTTCCCTCACACCGCAAAAGACTCGTTCATATCACCGCCGCAACACTGGTGACGAACTAATACACAGGACCTCCTTCCATTCATCTTCTTTGCATTACTATAAGTGACGACGCCAATAAGAAAATCGTCAGTGTGTGTGGACGGTGTGGGTGGTTGCAAGTGTGTGAGAGGATGACAGGGAGAGAAAGAGGGATGGCCAAGATAGATGGATTGAAGAGGAAAGaaggaaatgaaattaaaaaaaaatgaaaatgttggtATAAAACAACAGTAACTGCAGTGTCtgtattgtattttatttttgtgtgttcaattatcatttttgttttaatatttatataagaaaaaaaaaaagtctaataaGCATTGTCATGTCATTAAGAAATATAGGcttaaaattctttaaaaaataaataaatataggcttaaatatgtctatAGTCTTTGTGAATAGagcttttttgaattttaatatgtacttactaatccttccaaaaTTTTCCTACAATTTCTAATCACTTAAAATTTGGTCTTAATTACTTCAGATTGCACATGTGGCAAGTGATTACTTACGTGGCTCCAGCTGATTGGATAAGCACCTCGCTGACTCAGCTTTTTACATGTGAACTTTCCATTTCACCCTTAATCAACCAATATATGTGCagaatgaccaaaatacccatgGGTTTCCAATTCCCTCTCTTCTTCCTTGTTCAAACCATTTTCTCTTCTCCTCAAtattttccctttcttcttccttcttacacaaaccctaatttcaccGACCCATTATTAACCGAATTTGAATTTCTCACTAAAACCATTCGCAATCATCGATTTGTGCTTGTATCAACGAAGtcataacaaaacaacaacgacaacaattTTCACCAGAAAATCTCAAACCCAAATAGTCTGAGACCCACGAAAACCAAAGAACCACCGGCAAGCATCAACGATACACCACAAAACCCACCAACGTCTCAGCCAAacgaaacaaataaaaaacaccaaaaacacaaatcaacCTTTACGACGACATAGAGCAACCGCACGTTAGAAAGGTACAACAGTGCGGAGGACAGAGACCCTTGTTGCACCACCATCCATTTGATCTACATGATGACAACGGCGGATTTGGAATTTGTGTGAGGAAGAAAGAAGTACGGCGGttctaggtttagaaaaaaagcccgcaattttaaaaaagaatatgtACACAAAAGTCAGCCCAAAAGAGCTGAAAAAGGactgttttctttatatatagtataaataatAGATGGTTGAGGAACACACAACATAACCTTCGTACATCTCTGGAACTAGGTTCTGAGActaacattcattttttttttgttacaaaaaaaattaggtgaaTTGATCTCCGAAGACTCACCAAGATGAGAGTAGGTTTCAAAGGTCAGCAAGAGCTAACATTGGTATTTACATATACCACTAATCAAAGACGTCATAACTGACAACATAAGTCAAACTCACAGCATCATGGATGACATTCATCAAGGACAATAGATTTATTTTCTTagtgatttttaaaaaaaaaataagattaataaattttgattgaatttaataATCGATTTAGCACCGATCAAAATATGAAACTAACGAGAAACTCTTGTATGGGCACAAtcctaaatgaaaaatatttgagtaCATtcacatcaaataaaaaaagttaaatgaaaataaaacaagatgatgttgattgatgtattacattattttaattttaattttttcatttgatgTGAGAGTgcctaaatatttttcattcgaGGTTGTGATCATAAAAGAATTTCCCGAAACTAACATATCACCCAATTATATATAatcattttatgttttgaagagatatttaattatttttaagtaaatttatttttggattgatTTTGCATTATGGTAATAAAAACAGAAGGAAAAATGATAATCGGTGTCTTCGGGGCATTGATTAAGCAtcaaataaagtaaatttttattaaaagtaatgtaattattactGAATAAAAAGTGACGGTTTATATTTCtaagagagaaaataaacattttatttataaccCAAAACAGAAATACAGGTGGCACCTTAAAACATAATCGCTACCAGAAATCTCTTCCAAATATTCCCACACGCCTCGAAAGTTCTACACTCTTCTGGTATTGCGACTTCATTACACACCTTCCAGAAAAATCCTTCTCCTTTTTATTCTCTCTGTTAACCCCATTACTCATTGAATCATCATCGATACCGAATTCTGATAAAACCATTGAAACCATCGCATCGTAAACAATTCAGCAAAAAGTCACAACGCAAGAGAACCATGGGGGTAGACTACTACAAGATTTTGAAGGTTGACAAGAATGCCACAGAAGAAGAGTTGAAGAAAGCTTACAGAAAACTTGCCATGAAATGGCACCCTGATAAGAATCCCTCAAATAAAAAAGACGCTGAAGCCAAATTCAAAGAGATATCCGAAGCTTATGAGGTAACATTACGTTTTCTTTAATCTCTGTTACTAGTTGTCGTTCTAACTCATAGAAATTCTGATCtgaatatgatttatttgatgaAGGTTCTAAGTGATCCACAAAAGAAAGCAATTTATGATCAATATGGAGAAGAAGGACTTAAAGGGCAAGTACCACCACCTCAAGATGCTACATTCTTCCAAAGTGGAGATGGGCCAACAACGTTTAGGTTCAATCCAAGAAATGCAAACGATATCTTTGCAGAGTTTTTCGGGTTTTCAAGTCCGTTTGGAGGAATGGGAGCTGGTGGGAATGGAATGAGAGGTGGAGCAAGGTCCTTTGGTGGAATGTTTGGTGGTGATGATCATATGTTTTCTTCATTTGATGAAGGTAGGCCTATGCGTCAGCAGGGTCCTCGCAAGGCAGCTGCTATTGAAAATAGATTGCCTTGTAGTCTTGAGGAACTCTATAAAGGGACTACcaaaaagatgaagatttcAAGGGAAATTGCAGATGCAAGTGGGTATGTATTATTTGCATAAAATTTCATTCCATTCTATTTATTGTTAGAGTCTAACCTTTTAGCAATTAacaatgttatttgttgtaaatCACTACATGTTGGTTGATTATTCTAAACAGTGTTACTATGAAGCATTAGCCATGCTTCACGTCCGTCACCAACATGTATATTTACACtgaattatataaatataattttcttaaattgttagtggtgtcggcgtgtcagtgtccggGTCGTGTTCGGTGTCCGTATCCGAATCCGTGTTTTATTGACTAGATCTAATTATCAATGTAGACATTAAAATAGGATATCAATGAGTCTTATGTTTAGGAAATAAGGTCCAGTTTTGGCTGAATTTTTTGCTGGTTTGATTAAATTTGTCTGGTGGTTTATCTCTTTGCAGGAAAACTATGCCAGTGGAGGAAATCTTAACAATTGAAGTGAAACCAGGTTGGAAAAAGGGGACAAAAATCACATTCCCTGAGAAAGGAAATGAGCAACCAAATGTGATACCAGCAGATCTTATATTTGTTATTGATGAGAAACCACATGGCGTATTTACAAGAGATGGCAATGATTTGGTTGCAACACAGAAGATATCACTTGCAGAAGCTTTAACAGGTTACACTGTTCGTCTCACAACACTAGATGGCAGGGTTCTGAATGTTCCTATTAACAATGTGATTCATCCTAGCTATGAAGAGGTTATTCCAAAGGAAGGTATGCCTATTCCAAAAGATCCTTCAAAGAAGGGTAATCTTAGGATCAAATTCAATATCAAGTTTCCAGCAAGGTTGACTTCTGAGCAGAAAATTGGAATCAAGAAACTTCTGGCACCGTAGTGGATCCACAAGCATCCATTGTGAAGTGTATAGTCTTCCAAACCTTAGTTTGAGTTCTTTCACAACTTTTCTTataggattttttatttttggtatgtAGTTTTTGTGTGTAATTTGTTTCACACCTTCAACATTGAGGACTGAGGAATCACATTTCTAGAGTTCTTAAAATTGACGTGTGATTGGAATATGCATTGTTCATTAGTTTAAtacttttacataaaaagttaTGCCAGTATGTGGAAATGAATTGGTATGTCATtaagaaaaaaacagaaaaagttaTGCCAGTATGTGGAAACGAATTGGTATATcattatgaaagaaaataattatacagAATGAGATAAATAACTAACgtggaaaatgaaaaattaccgGGGAGTTcgataaaatcataaactgatcaaaaaaaactaaaaatctcaaaaaatctaatatttttggatgcgtttaaatttaattttgtgaaaATTGCTAAGATTAGATTGGATTTTGGATCGGGTTTTGTTAATTTATACAGAgttgaaattatataaataagatgagtaatattgttaaaaatttcaagtgtaAAACAAATGGATGATATGAATAaataatatgtataaaaaaatagaatttttttttaaggaaaaacaatagtaatttgTTGGAATTGGAAAGAAGAAAAGTaactaacaatttattttagggAGCTCACTTGTttgttataagaaaaataaaacacattaaATTCATTTGAAGGTTTATTGGTTTATTAAGATGAAGGTATAATATGAATTTATTGATGAATTAAAATGAAGTACAATTAACTTTCATTAAATAAGAATTATAATTAGATCAAtagttccttcaaaaataaCTAGAccaatagtgttttttttttaacgaatttTCTATTATAATTGGACAGCTTCCAACCTTTAAAtcttttgtggtggtcggaatTCGAACTCCAGACGACTTTGCATATATGCATTGTTTTTACAACTGAGTCAAGTTTACGGACcaactttcttaaaaaaaaaagaagaagaaaaaaaagtttaccGGACCAACCTTTAGATTTAAATGTGTGAAGTTGCTGATATAATTTAGATCGCTTAATCTTAAACCAGTGGCAGATCTCAATTACTATATGAAACGGTGTACctacaacttcaacgattccaGGTCTTATAATTTATAACTATCCCATAGTCATATACCATGCTGGTCAATGTAAAATCATTTGGTGAACTATCTTttggtcaaaaaacaaaaatcttttaaaCTCGTGTATCGCGTGgagatattatataaataaaaaaaatgaaaatctatttaatttatACCTCTATACcaatataatatcatatcacccttttacaatattatttaaaattttaatttaaaaaatcagttaaatctttttttttttttggtattaaaTTACCAAGTTAAATCTTATTTAATAGGAACAATCTCATtgtattaaacataaaaaaacggtaaatataatttttttttttaaaggaagtaaatataataattataagtaTTAGTAGAATAGAACCTAGAATAATGAAACAATCAAGCTAAAGTGATAAATGAGTTTCACGAAAGACGAATCGTTCGGGAGAACCGAGCACGATTTTTGAGTTTGAAACATGGCTGAATTCCAAGTTATTAGACCTCTGGAACCtagaatgataaaaaaaaaaaaaaaaaaaaaggaatggaATCTAGAATATTAATATAGAGTAAATATCAAATGAATGGCTATATCCACAGAGTATTTCCTTTTTACCGTCTTTctagaaaaaatagaaataatgaaTTTGATTAGATAGAATACTAAGATATTCCTTTCTTGATACGAAACTATAGGGATATTTGGTTAATATTTACAAATtacaaatgtaaaaaaaaaaaaaaaaaaaaaaaaaaaaagtgaagtgtTTCTGATCAACAATTGTATTCTTTACCATAGTCCTGTTGAATAATAATCATTACACAATCCAGAAACAAGAcaaaaaagttgaagaaaagaaaggtcTATCCTGAGTGGAAGAGAAGATTGAAAGCAAAGTAGTTGAAGATGGGTTTGGACTACTATGAGATTTTGGAGGTTGACAAGAATGCCACAGACGATGAATTGAAGAAAGCATATAGAAAACTTGCCATGAAATGGCACCCTGACAAGAATCCTGACAATAAGAATGATGCTGAGACTAAATTCAAACTCATATCTGAAGCATATGAGGTATATGTAACTTCATCTTGTTTTTAGTTTAGTTCAATTGCTACAAAACTATGGTCAACCTGTCATTATTGATGTTTCTGATGATGTTGTTAGTTACAGATCAGATTGccttgtttttctgttttggtcagattttttgtttgtttatgttgtccATTTTCTTTTGGTTTATGTTTAAGCCTTGATTGATTTTAGCTTATAATGATGATTAATTTTATGTGTCATATTGAGATCCAATTTGATGGCTATATTCTGTAATATACAGTCGGAAGAAAACTGAGGATCCCCTTAGAATGGTCAAAGAATTTTATGAATTTAGGACTTTGACCCTTACCAAAatcctcaattttcaatttttttccttcattatcCAATCTGAATGTGGCTTTATTTGTGATATTCTAAGTACGGATTGCCATGTAATGTTACCTTGGTATAtggaaaaacatattttagtatAGGTCAAACTCTTAAACTGATCTTAGTTACTTCAAAGGATTCTCTACGCAGTTTGCACGATAATGTTACCTTGGttttaccaaaataaaagaattgTGCGCTGTTGAGTCAGTTAGTTTCTTACTACTTAGTTTCCATCATTCagtaaaatttcaatttcagttagttttcatcaattcatgcacaaacTCTTTGTCTATCCATGTTTGTGGGGATGTACAAAACATGAAATGTTCACAGAATCTGACTTAGTATATTGATTTGGTTTCATGAAGGTTCTAAGTGATCCGCAAAAGAGAGCAATTTATGATCAGTATGGAGAAAGCAACCTTAAAAATGGAATGCCTACAGCAGGTGACAATGCAGCTCCATACTTCCAAACTCATGATGGCAGAAGGTTTAGGTTCAATCCCAGAAGTGCAGATGGCATATTTGCAGAAGTTTTTGGCTTTTCAAGCCCTTATGGAGGAATGGGAATGAGGGGTGGCGGCTGCAGAGGCATGGGCATGAGGGGTCAGTCGTGGGTGTCCAGGTCTTTTGGCGATATTTTTGGCAAAGATGTATTTGGAGAAAGCAGACAAACGAGTCAAGCTCCGAGACGCAAGGCACCTCCCATTGAAAATAAATTGCCTTGCAGCCTTGAGGAACTTTATAAAGGCACTACCAAAAAGATGAAGATCTCAAGGGAAATTGCATACGCAAGCGGGTAAATGCTCTTCTCCGCGCTTTTTAATGAGCAGAATGGgtgtttttttgttggatttgtTGATATATAAAGTTTCAATACATTTCTAACTGGCAgtgtaaattagttttacacTGAAACATATTGCCACATAAATCAACTTCGCAACTGCATTTTACAATAACTGCAAAATACAAGATTCTCATTAGACGTTACTTACTGTGTATTCCTGTTCCCTTTCGCTTGTTATGTGTGTTTGCAGCAAAACTGTACCTGTGGAGGAAATACTAACAATTGAAATCCAACCAGGCTGGAAAAAGGGAACAAAAATCACTTTCCCGGAGAAAGGAAATGAGCAACCAAATGTCATCGCTGCAGATATTGTATTTGTTATTGACGAGAAACCTCACAATGTATTTACAAGACAAGGTAATGATTTGGTTATGACACAAAAGATATTACTTGCAGAAGGAGAAGCTCTAAGCAGAAGCTACACCTTCCAACTTACTACTTTGGATGGACGAGGTCTGACCATTGCCATAGACAATGGAATTGATCCAACCTATGAAGAAGTGATTGCCGGTGAAGGGATGCCAATTTCCAAGAATCCTTCACAGAGGGGTAATCTTAGGATCAAATTCGACATCACATTCCCTAGCATGGTAGATGCTGAAACAGAAAGCCAGAACTAAGAAATGTTCATAGCTCCGTAATAAAGTGTCAACCATTGCCAAGTGCATCTTGTGTATAGTACAACAGTCTTTCGTTTTGCTCATGTTCTTACcttctcttttcttccattttatatGACTTTGGTCTATCTAGTTTATGCGAGATCCCTTAACAGTGTCATAAATAAAGTCCAACAATATTACATGAAGGATTGggatataatattttgaattatgaTTGACAGAGTACTTAACTTTTTTGTACTTGTAGTCTACAGTCtgtattattatttgattaacTAAGAATATAACTGTTAAACCCAATAAACAGCAAATTTTCATACATTAGCAATTAGGTAAGGTCTGTAACATCATTGCTGTTGTTTCAAAGTTAAATTGGCTTCACTAAAAATTTCACCCTGTAATTGGCTTTACTAAAATTTTACAccttgtgaaaaaaaaattaaaaatagctCAGCTTATGTGTGTTTTTTACAAGTTAGTTTAATAAGCAGAGAGGTAATTCCACTATTTGGCCCttaatattttcaacatatttgGGGCTTGATCTTTGATTCCTTGATATTTCAGATTGGAAAGTAGTTTATCAGTGCCGAGTATTCCAAACAATGAAAATGACAATCAAAGTGTAATAAAACTTTATTAGTTGATGAGTGTCTATTACAAGGAGAGGAtgataaaacaacaacaaaatgaggTTGGCTACAAAGCCCTATGCTTAAAGCTTAAAAATACAAGGCTCCATTTTGCATGGATAATATACACTAAATCTACTCAATCATTAACTCAGCCGCGTGATTTGTAAACATGGAACTGACGTATTCGTAAAACTGcgataaaaaaatgtaaagcaGCCTTAATATGCAAATTCCTACATTGATCAGATTAAAAATGGATGTTCTAATCAGAAGAATCTTCACTCATAACATCTTCGGAGCCCCCTACATTCACTACTCTATTCAGCATTCCATCCGAACCTTCACTCATAACATCTTCCTCGGAATCTTCCTCTTCATTCTCTTCAATGCCAATGCCAATGTCATTATCATTACCATTGTCTTCATCTTCAAAATTGTCCACATCTTCATCACTCATT
Proteins encoded in this window:
- the LOC11442910 gene encoding dnaJ homolog subfamily B member 13 codes for the protein MGVDYYKILKVDKNATEEELKKAYRKLAMKWHPDKNPSNKKDAEAKFKEISEAYEVLSDPQKKAIYDQYGEEGLKGQVPPPQDATFFQSGDGPTTFRFNPRNANDIFAEFFGFSSPFGGMGAGGNGMRGGARSFGGMFGGDDHMFSSFDEGRPMRQQGPRKAAAIENRLPCSLEELYKGTTKKMKISREIADASGKTMPVEEILTIEVKPGWKKGTKITFPEKGNEQPNVIPADLIFVIDEKPHGVFTRDGNDLVATQKISLAEALTGYTVRLTTLDGRVLNVPINNVIHPSYEEVIPKEGMPIPKDPSKKGNLRIKFNIKFPARLTSEQKIGIKKLLAP
- the LOC11438841 gene encoding dnaJ homolog subfamily B member 4, giving the protein MGLDYYEILEVDKNATDDELKKAYRKLAMKWHPDKNPDNKNDAETKFKLISEAYEVLSDPQKRAIYDQYGESNLKNGMPTAGDNAAPYFQTHDGRRFRFNPRSADGIFAEVFGFSSPYGGMGMRGGGCRGMGMRGQSWVSRSFGDIFGKDVFGESRQTSQAPRRKAPPIENKLPCSLEELYKGTTKKMKISREIAYASGKTVPVEEILTIEIQPGWKKGTKITFPEKGNEQPNVIAADIVFVIDEKPHNVFTRQGNDLVMTQKILLAEGEALSRSYTFQLTTLDGRGLTIAIDNGIDPTYEEVIAGEGMPISKNPSQRGNLRIKFDITFPSMVDAETESQN